A genomic stretch from Juglans microcarpa x Juglans regia isolate MS1-56 chromosome 3S, Jm3101_v1.0, whole genome shotgun sequence includes:
- the LOC121257544 gene encoding ubiquitin-conjugating enzyme E2 28-like, which produces MASKRILKELKDLQRDPPTSCSAGPVAEDMFHWQATIIGPNDSPYAGGVFLVTIHFPPDYPFKPPKVAFRTKVFHPNINSNGNICLDILKEQWSPALTISKVLLSICSLLTDPNPDDPLVPEIAHICKADKVKYESSARSWTQKYAMG; this is translated from the exons ATGGCATCAAAGAGAATATTGAAGGAGCTCAAGGATTTGCAGAGAGACCCACCAACTTCATGCAGTGCAG GTCCTGTGGCTGAGGATATGTTCCACTGGCAAGCAACCATAATTGGTCCAAATGACAGTCCCTATGCTGGCGGTGTTTTCCTTGTGACAATCCATTTCCCACCTGATTATCCTTTCAAACCCCCAAAG GTCGCCTTCAGGACCAAGGTCTTCCATCCAAACATAAACAGTAATGGAAATATATGCTTGGACATACTCAAGGAACAATGGAGCCCTGCACTCACAATATCCAAG GTTTTGCTCTCCATATGTTCACTGCTTACCGACCCAAACCCAGATGATCCACTTGTTCCTGAGATTGCTCACATATGCAAGGCTGATAAAGTGAAATATGAGTCATCTGCTCGGAGCTGGACACAAAAGTATGCCATGGGATAG